One Canis lupus dingo isolate Sandy chromosome 29, ASM325472v2, whole genome shotgun sequence genomic region harbors:
- the VCPIP1 gene encoding deubiquitinating protein VCPIP1 isoform X2: MSQPPPPPPLPPPPPPPEAPQTPPSLAAAAPPGGLSKRRDRRILSGSCPDPKCQARLFFPASGSVSIECTECGQRHEQQQLLGVEEVTDPDVVLHNLLRNALLGVTGAPKKNTELVKVMGLSNYHCKLLSPILARYGMDKQTGRAKLLRDMNQGELFDCALLGDRAFLIEPEHVNTVGYGKDRSGSLLYLHDTLEDIKRANKSQECLIPVHVDGDGHCLVHAVSRALVGRELFWHALRENLKQHFQQHLAQYQALFHDFIDAAEWEDIINECDPLFVPPEGVPLGLRNIHIFGLANVLHRPIILLDSLSGMRSSGDYSATFLPGLIPAEKCTGRDGHLNKPICIAWSSSGRNHYIPLVGIKGAALPKLPMNLLPKAWGVPQDLIKKYIKLEEDGGCVIGGDRSLQDKYLLRLVAAMEEVFMDKHGIHPSLVADVHQYFYRRTGVIGVQPEEVTAAAKKAVMDNRLHKCLLCGALSELHVPPEWLAPGGKLYNLAKSTHGQLRPDKNYSFPLNNLVCSYDSVKDVLVPDYGLSNLTACNWCHGTSVRRVRGDGSIVYLDGDRTNSRSTGGKCGCGFKHFWDGKEYDNLPEAFPITLEWGGRVVRETVYWFQYESDPSLNSNVYDVAMKLVTKHFPGEFGSEILVQKVVHTILHQTAKKNPDDYTPVNIDGAHAQRVGDVQGQESESQLPTKIILTGQKTKTLHKEELNMSKTERTIQQNITEQAAVMQKRKTEKLKQEPKGQPRTVSPSTIRDGPSSAPATPTKAPYSPTTSKEKKIRITTNDGRQSMVTLKSSTTFFELQESIAREFNIPPYLQCIRYGFPPKELMPPQAGMEKEPVPLQHGDRISIEILKSKAEGGQSAAAHSAHTVKQEEIAVTGKLSKELQEQADKEMYSLCLLATLMGMADGKHCTFPHLPGKTFVYNASEDRLELCVDAAGHFPIGPDVEDLVKEAVSQVRAEATTRSRESSPSHGLLKLGSGGVVKKKSEQLHNVTAFQGKGHSLGTASSNPHLDSRAREAPVVRKHNTGTDFSNSSIKIEPSVFTAAPSNSELIRIAPGVVTMRDSRQLDPDLVEAQRKKLQEMVSSIQASMDKHLRDQSTEQSPSDLPQRKVEVVSSSVKSGSLQTGLPESFSLTGGTENLNTETTDSCVAEALGAAFATRSKAQKGNSVEEPEEMDSQDAEMTNTTEPMDHS, encoded by the exons ATGTctcagccgccgccgccgcctccgctgCCGCCGCCACCTCCTCCCCCTGAGGCTCCGCAGACTCCGCCGTCcctggcggcggcggctcctccgGGGGGGCTCTCGAAACGGAGAGACCGGAGAATCCTCTCCGGGAGCTGCCCGGATCCCAAGTGCCAGGCGCGTCTGTTCTTCCCGGCCTCCGGTTCTGTCAGCATCGAGTGTACCGAGTGCGGACAGCGGCACGAGCAGCAACAgctgctgggggtggaggaggtgacCGACCCGGACGTAGTGCTACACAACCTGCTGCGGAACGCTCTGCTCGGGGTGACAGGGGCACCCAAGAAGAACACGGAACTGGTAAAGGTGATGGGCCTTTCTAACTACCACTGCAAATTGTTGTCGCCCATATTAGCTCGCTATGGAATGGATAAACAGACAGGCAGGGCTAAGCTTCTCCGGGACATGAACCAGGGTGAACTGTTCGATTGCGCTTTACTAGGGGACCGCGCCTTCCTCATCGAACCAGAGCATGTTAACACGGTGGGCTATGGCAAGGACCGCTCCGGAAGCCTCCTGTATTTGCATGACACTCTTGAGGACATCAAGCGGGCCAATAAAAGCCAGGAATGCCTCATTCCAGTTCACGTGGACGGGGATGGACACTGCTTGGTGCATGCTGTGTCCCGGGCTCTAGTAGGCCGGGAGCTCTTCTGGCATGCcttgagagagaatcttaaacaacACTTTCAGCAGCACCTGGCCCAGTATCAAGCCCTGTTCCATGACTTCATTGATGCCGCTGAATGGGAGGACATCATCAACGAGTGTGACCCTTTGTTTGTACCACCTGAGGGTGTTCCTTTGGGCTTGAGGAACATCCACATATTTGGTCTTGCCAATGTATTACATCGCCCTATTATTCTGCTAGATTCTCTCAGTGGCATGAGGAGCTCTGGTGATTATTCAGCTACCTTTCTGCCTGGGCTTATCCCTGCAGAGAAGTGCACAGGGAGAGATGGCCATTTGAACAAACCAATCTGTATTGCATGGAGTAGCTCTGGTAGAAACCATTATATCCCCTTGGTAGGCATTAAAGGGGCTGCTTTGCCCAAATTGCCTATGAATTTGCTGCCTAAAGCGTGGGGTGTGCCTCAGGACCttattaaaaagtacattaaacTTGAGGAGGATGGTGGTTGTGTTATTGGAGGAGACAGAAGTTTGCAGGATAAATACTTACTTAGGCTTGTTGCTGCTATGGAAGAAGTTTTCATGGACAAACATGGTATCCATCCTAGTTTGGTTGCTGATGTCCATCAGTATTTCTACAGGAGGACTGGGGTGATAGGAGTTCAGCCTGAAGAAGTCACAGCAGCTGCTAAGAAAGCAGTAATGGATAATCGCCTTCACAAATGTTTGCTCTGTGGTGCCCTTTCTGAACTTCATGTTCCTCCAGAGTGGTTGGCTCCAGGAGGGAAACTGTATAACCTGGCAAAAAGTACTCATGGACAGCTGAGGCCTGACAAAAATTATAGCTTTCCCTTGAACAATTTAGTTTGCTCATATGATTCAGTGAAAGATGTTCTGGTACCAGACTATGGATTGAGTAACCTGACAGCTTGTAATTGGTGCCATGGCACATCAGTGCGAAGGGTCAGAGGAGATGGGTCTATTGTATATTTGGATGGGGACAGAACTAATTCTAGGTCCACTGGTGGCAAATGTGGTTGTGGATTCAAACATTTTTGGGATGGTAAAGAGTATGACAATCTACCAGAAGCTTTTCCTATAACTTTGGAATGGGGTGGAAGAGTGGTCAGAGAAACAGTATATTGGTTCCAGTATGAAAGTGATCCATCTTTGAATAGTAATGTTTATGATGTTGCAATGAAACTTGTTACCAAGCACTTTCCAGGTGAATTTGGGAGTGAAATCCTAGTTCAGAAAGTTGTCCACACTATATTGCATCAGACTGCCAAAAAGAATCCTGATGATTATACTCCTGTAAATATAGATGGTGCTCATGCCCAAAGAGTTGGAGATGTACAAGGACAAGAGTCGGAGTCTCAGCTCCCAACTAAAATTATTCTTACcggacagaaaacaaaaactttgcaCAAGGAGGAGTTAAACATGAGTAAAACTGAAAGAACTATTCAACAGAATATTACAGAACAGGCTGCTGTAATGCAGAAACGGAAAACAGAGAAGTTAAAACAAGAACCAAAAGGGCAGCCCAGGACTGTTTCACCTAGTACCATTCGTGATGGTCCATCCTCTGCACCTGCTACCCCTACCAAGGCTCCCTATTCACCAACAACTTCTAAGGAGAAAAAGATCCGAATAACAACTAATGATGGACGACAGTCCATGGTTACACTTAAGTCTTCAACAACCTTTTTTGAACTTCAGGAAAGCATAGCCAGAGAATTTAACATTCCTCCATATTTACAGTGTATTCGATATGGCTTTCCTCCTAAAGAGTTAATGCCACCCCAGGCAGGAATGGAAAAGGAGCCAGTTCCTTTACAGCATGGTGACAGAATTTCAATAGAGATTCTGAAAAGTAAAGCAGAAGGTGGTCAGTCTGCTGCAGCACACTCGGCCCACACTGTGAAACAAGAAGAGATTGCTGTTACTGGTAAACTATCTAAGGAACTTCAGGAGCAAGCTGACAAAGAAATGTACTCCTTGTGTCTTTTAGCAACATTGATGG gTATGGCTGATGGCAAGCATTGTACTTTTCCACATCTGCCTGGCAAAACCTTTGTCTATAATGCTTCTGAAGATAGACTGGAATTGTGTGTGGATGCTGCAGGACATTTCCCCATCGGTCCTGATGTTGAAGATTTAGTTAAAGAGGCTGTAAGTCAGGTTCGAGCAGAGGCTACTACAAGAAGTAGAGAATCAAGTCCCTCACATGGGCTATTAAAACTAGGTAGTGGTGGAGtagtgaaaaagaaatcagagcagCTTCATAATGTAACTGCCTTTCAGGGAAAAGGGCATTCTCTAGGAACTGCATCTAGTAACCCACACCTTGATTCAAGAGCTAGGGAAGCCCCAGTTGTAAGGAAGCATAATACAGGGACAGACTTTAGTAATAGTTCCATTAAAATAGAGCCTTCTGTATTCACAGCTGCTCCTAGTAATAGTGAGCTTATTCGAATAGCTCCTGGAGTAGTTACAATGAGAGACAGCAGGCAGCTTGATCCTGATTTGGTTGAGGCCCAGCGAAAAAAATTGCAGGAAATGGTTTCTTCCATCCAAGCTTCGATGGACAAGCATTTGCGGGATCAAAGTACAGAGCAGTCACCATCTGATCTTCCTCAAAGAAAAGTAGAAGTTGTAAGTTCTTCTGTGAAGTCTGGGAGTCTTCAGACTGGCTTAcctgaatctttttctttaactGGTGGCACTGAAAATTTGAATACAGAAACAACTGATAGCTGTGTGGCAGAGGCCCTGGGAGCTGCATTTGCCACAAGGTCAAAAGCACAAAAGGGAAATTCAGTGGAGGAGCCTGAAGAGATGGATAGTCAAGATGCTGAGATGACAAACACAACTGAGCCAATGGATCACTCTTGA
- the VCPIP1 gene encoding deubiquitinating protein VCPIP1 isoform X1, producing the protein MSQPPPPPPLPPPPPPPEAPQTPPSLAAAAPPGGLSKRRDRRILSGSCPDPKCQARLFFPASGSVSIECTECGQRHEQQQLLGVEEVTDPDVVLHNLLRNALLGVTGAPKKNTELVKVMGLSNYHCKLLSPILARYGMDKQTGRAKLLRDMNQGELFDCALLGDRAFLIEPEHVNTVGYGKDRSGSLLYLHDTLEDIKRANKSQECLIPVHVDGDGHCLVHAVSRALVGRELFWHALRENLKQHFQQHLAQYQALFHDFIDAAEWEDIINECDPLFVPPEGVPLGLRNIHIFGLANVLHRPIILLDSLSGMRSSGDYSATFLPGLIPAEKCTGRDGHLNKPICIAWSSSGRNHYIPLVGIKGAALPKLPMNLLPKAWGVPQDLIKKYIKLEEDGGCVIGGDRSLQDKYLLRLVAAMEEVFMDKHGIHPSLVADVHQYFYRRTGVIGVQPEEVTAAAKKAVMDNRLHKCLLCGALSELHVPPEWLAPGGKLYNLAKSTHGQLRPDKNYSFPLNNLVCSYDSVKDVLVPDYGLSNLTACNWCHGTSVRRVRGDGSIVYLDGDRTNSRSTGGKCGCGFKHFWDGKEYDNLPEAFPITLEWGGRVVRETVYWFQYESDPSLNSNVYDVAMKLVTKHFPGEFGSEILVQKVVHTILHQTAKKNPDDYTPVNIDGAHAQRVGDVQGQESESQLPTKIILTGQKTKTLHKEELNMSKTERTIQQNITEQAAVMQKRKTEKLKQEPKGQPRTVSPSTIRDGPSSAPATPTKAPYSPTTSKEKKIRITTNDGRQSMVTLKSSTTFFELQESIAREFNIPPYLQCIRYGFPPKELMPPQAGMEKEPVPLQHGDRISIEILKSKAEGGQSAAAHSAHTVKQEEIAVTGKLSKELQEQADKEMYSLCLLATLMGEDVWSYAKGLPHMFQQGGVFYNIMKKTMGMADGKHCTFPHLPGKTFVYNASEDRLELCVDAAGHFPIGPDVEDLVKEAVSQVRAEATTRSRESSPSHGLLKLGSGGVVKKKSEQLHNVTAFQGKGHSLGTASSNPHLDSRAREAPVVRKHNTGTDFSNSSIKIEPSVFTAAPSNSELIRIAPGVVTMRDSRQLDPDLVEAQRKKLQEMVSSIQASMDKHLRDQSTEQSPSDLPQRKVEVVSSSVKSGSLQTGLPESFSLTGGTENLNTETTDSCVAEALGAAFATRSKAQKGNSVEEPEEMDSQDAEMTNTTEPMDHS; encoded by the exons ATGTctcagccgccgccgccgcctccgctgCCGCCGCCACCTCCTCCCCCTGAGGCTCCGCAGACTCCGCCGTCcctggcggcggcggctcctccgGGGGGGCTCTCGAAACGGAGAGACCGGAGAATCCTCTCCGGGAGCTGCCCGGATCCCAAGTGCCAGGCGCGTCTGTTCTTCCCGGCCTCCGGTTCTGTCAGCATCGAGTGTACCGAGTGCGGACAGCGGCACGAGCAGCAACAgctgctgggggtggaggaggtgacCGACCCGGACGTAGTGCTACACAACCTGCTGCGGAACGCTCTGCTCGGGGTGACAGGGGCACCCAAGAAGAACACGGAACTGGTAAAGGTGATGGGCCTTTCTAACTACCACTGCAAATTGTTGTCGCCCATATTAGCTCGCTATGGAATGGATAAACAGACAGGCAGGGCTAAGCTTCTCCGGGACATGAACCAGGGTGAACTGTTCGATTGCGCTTTACTAGGGGACCGCGCCTTCCTCATCGAACCAGAGCATGTTAACACGGTGGGCTATGGCAAGGACCGCTCCGGAAGCCTCCTGTATTTGCATGACACTCTTGAGGACATCAAGCGGGCCAATAAAAGCCAGGAATGCCTCATTCCAGTTCACGTGGACGGGGATGGACACTGCTTGGTGCATGCTGTGTCCCGGGCTCTAGTAGGCCGGGAGCTCTTCTGGCATGCcttgagagagaatcttaaacaacACTTTCAGCAGCACCTGGCCCAGTATCAAGCCCTGTTCCATGACTTCATTGATGCCGCTGAATGGGAGGACATCATCAACGAGTGTGACCCTTTGTTTGTACCACCTGAGGGTGTTCCTTTGGGCTTGAGGAACATCCACATATTTGGTCTTGCCAATGTATTACATCGCCCTATTATTCTGCTAGATTCTCTCAGTGGCATGAGGAGCTCTGGTGATTATTCAGCTACCTTTCTGCCTGGGCTTATCCCTGCAGAGAAGTGCACAGGGAGAGATGGCCATTTGAACAAACCAATCTGTATTGCATGGAGTAGCTCTGGTAGAAACCATTATATCCCCTTGGTAGGCATTAAAGGGGCTGCTTTGCCCAAATTGCCTATGAATTTGCTGCCTAAAGCGTGGGGTGTGCCTCAGGACCttattaaaaagtacattaaacTTGAGGAGGATGGTGGTTGTGTTATTGGAGGAGACAGAAGTTTGCAGGATAAATACTTACTTAGGCTTGTTGCTGCTATGGAAGAAGTTTTCATGGACAAACATGGTATCCATCCTAGTTTGGTTGCTGATGTCCATCAGTATTTCTACAGGAGGACTGGGGTGATAGGAGTTCAGCCTGAAGAAGTCACAGCAGCTGCTAAGAAAGCAGTAATGGATAATCGCCTTCACAAATGTTTGCTCTGTGGTGCCCTTTCTGAACTTCATGTTCCTCCAGAGTGGTTGGCTCCAGGAGGGAAACTGTATAACCTGGCAAAAAGTACTCATGGACAGCTGAGGCCTGACAAAAATTATAGCTTTCCCTTGAACAATTTAGTTTGCTCATATGATTCAGTGAAAGATGTTCTGGTACCAGACTATGGATTGAGTAACCTGACAGCTTGTAATTGGTGCCATGGCACATCAGTGCGAAGGGTCAGAGGAGATGGGTCTATTGTATATTTGGATGGGGACAGAACTAATTCTAGGTCCACTGGTGGCAAATGTGGTTGTGGATTCAAACATTTTTGGGATGGTAAAGAGTATGACAATCTACCAGAAGCTTTTCCTATAACTTTGGAATGGGGTGGAAGAGTGGTCAGAGAAACAGTATATTGGTTCCAGTATGAAAGTGATCCATCTTTGAATAGTAATGTTTATGATGTTGCAATGAAACTTGTTACCAAGCACTTTCCAGGTGAATTTGGGAGTGAAATCCTAGTTCAGAAAGTTGTCCACACTATATTGCATCAGACTGCCAAAAAGAATCCTGATGATTATACTCCTGTAAATATAGATGGTGCTCATGCCCAAAGAGTTGGAGATGTACAAGGACAAGAGTCGGAGTCTCAGCTCCCAACTAAAATTATTCTTACcggacagaaaacaaaaactttgcaCAAGGAGGAGTTAAACATGAGTAAAACTGAAAGAACTATTCAACAGAATATTACAGAACAGGCTGCTGTAATGCAGAAACGGAAAACAGAGAAGTTAAAACAAGAACCAAAAGGGCAGCCCAGGACTGTTTCACCTAGTACCATTCGTGATGGTCCATCCTCTGCACCTGCTACCCCTACCAAGGCTCCCTATTCACCAACAACTTCTAAGGAGAAAAAGATCCGAATAACAACTAATGATGGACGACAGTCCATGGTTACACTTAAGTCTTCAACAACCTTTTTTGAACTTCAGGAAAGCATAGCCAGAGAATTTAACATTCCTCCATATTTACAGTGTATTCGATATGGCTTTCCTCCTAAAGAGTTAATGCCACCCCAGGCAGGAATGGAAAAGGAGCCAGTTCCTTTACAGCATGGTGACAGAATTTCAATAGAGATTCTGAAAAGTAAAGCAGAAGGTGGTCAGTCTGCTGCAGCACACTCGGCCCACACTGTGAAACAAGAAGAGATTGCTGTTACTGGTAAACTATCTAAGGAACTTCAGGAGCAAGCTGACAAAGAAATGTACTCCTTGTGTCTTTTAGCAACATTGATGG gagAAGATGTATGGTCTTATGCAAAGGGTCTTCCTCACATGTTCCAGCAGGGCGGAGTATTCTACAATATTATGAAGAAAACCATGG gTATGGCTGATGGCAAGCATTGTACTTTTCCACATCTGCCTGGCAAAACCTTTGTCTATAATGCTTCTGAAGATAGACTGGAATTGTGTGTGGATGCTGCAGGACATTTCCCCATCGGTCCTGATGTTGAAGATTTAGTTAAAGAGGCTGTAAGTCAGGTTCGAGCAGAGGCTACTACAAGAAGTAGAGAATCAAGTCCCTCACATGGGCTATTAAAACTAGGTAGTGGTGGAGtagtgaaaaagaaatcagagcagCTTCATAATGTAACTGCCTTTCAGGGAAAAGGGCATTCTCTAGGAACTGCATCTAGTAACCCACACCTTGATTCAAGAGCTAGGGAAGCCCCAGTTGTAAGGAAGCATAATACAGGGACAGACTTTAGTAATAGTTCCATTAAAATAGAGCCTTCTGTATTCACAGCTGCTCCTAGTAATAGTGAGCTTATTCGAATAGCTCCTGGAGTAGTTACAATGAGAGACAGCAGGCAGCTTGATCCTGATTTGGTTGAGGCCCAGCGAAAAAAATTGCAGGAAATGGTTTCTTCCATCCAAGCTTCGATGGACAAGCATTTGCGGGATCAAAGTACAGAGCAGTCACCATCTGATCTTCCTCAAAGAAAAGTAGAAGTTGTAAGTTCTTCTGTGAAGTCTGGGAGTCTTCAGACTGGCTTAcctgaatctttttctttaactGGTGGCACTGAAAATTTGAATACAGAAACAACTGATAGCTGTGTGGCAGAGGCCCTGGGAGCTGCATTTGCCACAAGGTCAAAAGCACAAAAGGGAAATTCAGTGGAGGAGCCTGAAGAGATGGATAGTCAAGATGCTGAGATGACAAACACAACTGAGCCAATGGATCACTCTTGA